The DNA region ATGCCGCTTCAAACTTAGTCCAGAGCTCTTTCTTCAGCGTGGTTTCACCTGGTCTCTTGCCCTTCCCGAATGTGCTCTCAGGATCTTTCCATATTGGAGTGCTCTCAATCAGTGCTAGGCTTCTGCCAAAACATTCtgcaaaaacaaaacaaaaaatatatgcttCAATTTATTGGACCGTTGAAAAGACTAGCAGTAATACCACGTGACCTAATTACCTTCTTGTTGTGTCCCTTGATGGTCACCCTGAAGAGGCTTTTCTGTTGATAAGAAGATACCTGCTTCCTGATTGGCAAGGGGTCGAGTGTTTGCTGCGACATTTGCAGGTGTCTCATCAGGAGGCTCCATTAAAATGCAAGACTTGGGGGGCGAACAGAACCAATCAGGGGATGATTCTCTATCTTTCTTTCCGAGGCCCAGTTTCTGAGCCTGCCGTATGCCTAGTAGCTCCGGGTACTTTGTGGCCAAGTAATCAGAAGTTTCACTGCCTGAGGATTCAGATGATTCTTCCCCAAGATTACTCAAAGGTTTGACAGGAAATGGTGTTGACTTGCGGGTATTACAATTTTTCCAATGCGTAGATACTGAAACAGGCTCGAGCAATGCACAGGACTTTGGTGGTGAGACTTTAAAGCAAGGCGTCATGATGACCATGGAGTAATCTCTTCTGGGAAGTGTGAGTGGAGAAACAGGACCTGGCTCTTCAGAGGGCTGACTGGAATTCGGATGTTCTGCCTCATCTTTGAGCAAGTCGTCATTTGTTTCTTCCGAGAAGGCGCGAAGAGGCCATGAACTGGTGATTGAGGCTATCTTTTCGAGTACTGATCTCGTTGAATCCTGGCATTTAGATGAAAGTGCTTTGGACATGGGCAGTGGTGTGAGCAAAAAGACTTGCCTACCCCTTTCGACAGTACAATTAGCACGCCAGGAGACAAGTGGAGATGGAGAGATCAACGACTCCATGGTTTGCTCGGGACTGGAAACTAAAATGTTCTCGTCATCATCGTCACCCTCATCTCCAGTCCCAGAATTAGTGCCCACTAAAGACGGTTCCATCAGCTTCTCTGATTCCTTGGGAGAACCAGAGAGAGCATTTCGCAATCTCGGAACCCATGGCTGCATTGTAAAACTTTCTCATCAGTCGGAAAGTAACGGTAGTAAGATAAATATCCCAACAGAGTTCACATCAATTGCagcaagaataaaaaaaaataacctTCAAGGATGACAGCATTTCAGCCAAGAAGCTTGCAAAGGATTCGATTTCCTCCTTCTCCTCTTTGCCGATCTCCTTAAGCTTGAACGGTTGAACGACAATTTCATCAATCTGCACCcaagaaataatatataccTTCTTCAGCTAAACCAATTCGAAATTCAACTCAGAACACTTCAAAATTAAACCAGAAGCTCATCTCCAACTTCCAAAATCAAACCAAAAGATGCGAAATTTCAACCCCGACATGCCCTAATTGATTTAGTCCGAACTTTTCCCCTCTCTCGTGTCAAAATCTAATCCAAGCTCGCTCCCCCCATTTCAACAACAGGAACTAGAAAATCTAGGGTTTTGAACAGGAACCTCTTATCGGATCGAGTGTTACCTGGCGAGTGAGGTTGGAAAGATCGGACTGGACGAGCAGCAGCCGATCAAGAGAACCGtcatcttctccttcctcgCAACGCCCAGTGCTGCTCTTCTCCTCCAGCTTCT from Punica granatum isolate Tunisia-2019 chromosome 3, ASM765513v2, whole genome shotgun sequence includes:
- the LOC116198498 gene encoding uncharacterized protein LOC116198498, which translates into the protein MQRNEARVKSGRRPLKELSNAHNNQGNGVGLRNNGGKWSSKPVSGKKTLLPSAEKKLEEKSSTGRCEEGEDDGSLDRLLLVQSDLSNLTRQIDEIVVQPFKLKEIGKEEKEEIESFASFLAEMLSSLKPWVPRLRNALSGSPKESEKLMEPSLVGTNSGTGDEGDDDDENILVSSPEQTMESLISPSPLVSWRANCTVERGRQVFLLTPLPMSKALSSKCQDSTRSVLEKIASITSSWPLRAFSEETNDDLLKDEAEHPNSSQPSEEPGPVSPLTLPRRDYSMVIMTPCFKVSPPKSCALLEPVSVSTHWKNCNTRKSTPFPVKPLSNLGEESSESSGSETSDYLATKYPELLGIRQAQKLGLGKKDRESSPDWFCSPPKSCILMEPPDETPANVAANTRPLANQEAGIFLSTEKPLQGDHQGTQQEECFGRSLALIESTPIWKDPESTFGKGKRPGETTLKKELWTKFEAASYGFLVKGSAVLDSENKGFLDRLDEVSLDEKSPGA